A single Anopheles maculipalpis chromosome 3RL, idAnoMacuDA_375_x, whole genome shotgun sequence DNA region contains:
- the LOC126564760 gene encoding glycoprotein-N-acetylgalactosamine 3-beta-galactosyltransferase 1-like isoform X2, producing the protein MKITDLGLRNGSHPRTFITLLFGTVLGFMFATFISSTTVRQPWMPESYRQREPPSVVSDPHTGNELREAAGPEQDVGQHAAHEEVHAHENASIAQQLQREVRVLCWVMTNPNNHKSKALHVKRTWAGRCNKVLFMSSVEDPLIGSVALPVGEGRNNLWAKTKEAFKYIYQHHLDDADWFMKADDDTYVIVENLRYMLYSYSSSHPIYFGCRFKPYVKQGYMSGGAGYVLSKEAVKRFVEDAIPNPACRQDDDGAEDVEMGKCMEAVKVLAGDSRDSIGRGRFFPFVPEHHLIPNHVDKDFWYLKYTYYKPDEGLECCSDNAISFHYVSPNQMYVLDYLIYHLRPYGIVGHSQPLPKKLSLGDIVRVDDLGKTTTKPASQQQQQQRRNKHVHGQAVDENQKDVTYSDNNEKEPNT; encoded by the exons ATGAAAATCACCGATTTAG GTCTCCGAAATGGCAGTCATCCGCGAACATTCATTACGCTGCTATTTGGCACCGTGCTGGGCTTCATGTTTGCTACTTTCATATCATCCACAACGGTGCGACAACCGTGGATGCCAGAAAGTTACCGGCAACGTGAGCCACCGTCAGTGGTGAGTGATCCACACACGGGCAATGAGCTACGGGAAGCAGCTGGCCCGGAACAGGATGTTGGTCAGCATGCTGCCCACGAAGAGGTCCATGCGCATGAGAATGCATCCATTGCGCAACAGCTACAACGGGAGGTTCGTGTCCTGTGCTGGGTGATGACTAATCCGAACAATCACAAGTCGAAAGCATTACACGTCAAACGCACGTGGGCTGGTCGCTGTAATAAAGTGCTGTTTATGAGTTCAGTTGAAG ATCCTCTTATTGGCTCGGTGGCATTGCCTGTCGGTGAAGGTAGAAATAATCTttgggcaaaaacaaaagaagcatTTAAGTACATCTATCAACATCACCTGGATGATGCTGATTGGTTCATGAAGGCAGACGATGATAC gTATGTGATTGTGGAAAATTTACGGTACATGCTTTATTCTTACTCGTCGAGTCATCCAATTTATTTCGGATGTCGATTCAAACCGTATGTTAAGCAGGGCTACATGTCCGGTGGTGCGGGATACGTGCTGAGCAAGGAAGCGGTGAAGCGCTTTGTGGAGGATGCCATACCCAATCCTGCCTGTCGGCAGGACGATGATGGGGCCGAGGACGTAGAGATGGGCAAGTGCATGGAAGCGGTAAAAGTGTTGGCCGGCGATTCCAGAGATTCAATTGGGCGGGGAAGATTTTTCCCGTTCGTGCCTGAGCATCACCTAATTCCAAACCATGTGGACAAGGACTTTTGGTATCTGAAATACACGTACTACAAACCGGATGAG ggTCTCGAATGTTGTTCGGATAATGCAATATCTTTTCACTACGTGTCGCCTAATCAAATGTATGTGCTAGATTATTTGATTTACCACCTACGGCCGTACGGCATTGTTGGCCATTCTCAGCCATTACCAAAGAAGCTAAGCTTAGGTGACATTGTGCGGGTAGATGATCTAGGAAAAACAACCACCAAACCAGCAagtcaacaacagcaacaacaacgacggaaCAAACACGTCCATGGTCAAGCGGTTGATGAAAATCAGAAGGACGTTACTTATAGTGataataatgaaaaagaaCCAAATACCTAA
- the LOC126564760 gene encoding glycoprotein-N-acetylgalactosamine 3-beta-galactosyltransferase 1-like isoform X1 → MQKSIPTLGLRNGSHPRTFITLLFGTVLGFMFATFISSTTVRQPWMPESYRQREPPSVVSDPHTGNELREAAGPEQDVGQHAAHEEVHAHENASIAQQLQREVRVLCWVMTNPNNHKSKALHVKRTWAGRCNKVLFMSSVEDPLIGSVALPVGEGRNNLWAKTKEAFKYIYQHHLDDADWFMKADDDTYVIVENLRYMLYSYSSSHPIYFGCRFKPYVKQGYMSGGAGYVLSKEAVKRFVEDAIPNPACRQDDDGAEDVEMGKCMEAVKVLAGDSRDSIGRGRFFPFVPEHHLIPNHVDKDFWYLKYTYYKPDEGLECCSDNAISFHYVSPNQMYVLDYLIYHLRPYGIVGHSQPLPKKLSLGDIVRVDDLGKTTTKPASQQQQQQRRNKHVHGQAVDENQKDVTYSDNNEKEPNT, encoded by the exons ATGCAGAAGAGCATCCCAACACTGG GTCTCCGAAATGGCAGTCATCCGCGAACATTCATTACGCTGCTATTTGGCACCGTGCTGGGCTTCATGTTTGCTACTTTCATATCATCCACAACGGTGCGACAACCGTGGATGCCAGAAAGTTACCGGCAACGTGAGCCACCGTCAGTGGTGAGTGATCCACACACGGGCAATGAGCTACGGGAAGCAGCTGGCCCGGAACAGGATGTTGGTCAGCATGCTGCCCACGAAGAGGTCCATGCGCATGAGAATGCATCCATTGCGCAACAGCTACAACGGGAGGTTCGTGTCCTGTGCTGGGTGATGACTAATCCGAACAATCACAAGTCGAAAGCATTACACGTCAAACGCACGTGGGCTGGTCGCTGTAATAAAGTGCTGTTTATGAGTTCAGTTGAAG ATCCTCTTATTGGCTCGGTGGCATTGCCTGTCGGTGAAGGTAGAAATAATCTttgggcaaaaacaaaagaagcatTTAAGTACATCTATCAACATCACCTGGATGATGCTGATTGGTTCATGAAGGCAGACGATGATAC gTATGTGATTGTGGAAAATTTACGGTACATGCTTTATTCTTACTCGTCGAGTCATCCAATTTATTTCGGATGTCGATTCAAACCGTATGTTAAGCAGGGCTACATGTCCGGTGGTGCGGGATACGTGCTGAGCAAGGAAGCGGTGAAGCGCTTTGTGGAGGATGCCATACCCAATCCTGCCTGTCGGCAGGACGATGATGGGGCCGAGGACGTAGAGATGGGCAAGTGCATGGAAGCGGTAAAAGTGTTGGCCGGCGATTCCAGAGATTCAATTGGGCGGGGAAGATTTTTCCCGTTCGTGCCTGAGCATCACCTAATTCCAAACCATGTGGACAAGGACTTTTGGTATCTGAAATACACGTACTACAAACCGGATGAG ggTCTCGAATGTTGTTCGGATAATGCAATATCTTTTCACTACGTGTCGCCTAATCAAATGTATGTGCTAGATTATTTGATTTACCACCTACGGCCGTACGGCATTGTTGGCCATTCTCAGCCATTACCAAAGAAGCTAAGCTTAGGTGACATTGTGCGGGTAGATGATCTAGGAAAAACAACCACCAAACCAGCAagtcaacaacagcaacaacaacgacggaaCAAACACGTCCATGGTCAAGCGGTTGATGAAAATCAGAAGGACGTTACTTATAGTGataataatgaaaaagaaCCAAATACCTAA